Proteins encoded within one genomic window of Calonectris borealis chromosome 1, bCalBor7.hap1.2, whole genome shotgun sequence:
- the LOC142078066 gene encoding sodium-dependent proline transporter-like encodes MPCTGHLDMPASPAPATPPEPTVNIFQMEGPTTAPTSQPWPGPLPQPEIPAPNPPQETWASKYKFLLSCLGYCMGLGNVWRFPYLCYRNGGGIFLIPYFIMLLVTGLPLFLMELSLGQYGAAGPITVWKCCPLLKGVGVAMLIVSSLVSLYYNVIIAWAFYYLGSSFQSPLPWSCDAPWNADLCQNTSGSAGRDSASEVFWNEQVLGVTHSSGLGDPGPVQWPLALCLLAAWILVFLCMLKGIRSSGKVLYFTAPFPYLVILILIIRGATLDGSLNGIRFYLSSDWSRLQSAQVWSDAASQIFYSLGIGFGGLLSTASYNEFDNNVIRDTLVIAIGNCCTSFFAGFAIFSVLGHMAWRKQVPVGSVADSGPGLAFVAYPEALSLLPGSPFWSILFFLMLLTLGVDTLFGNIEGITTAILDEFPALRDWRRKTALLGVLCTSFYLLGLLLVTQGGIFWFTLIDTYSTGFGLIIVTLFMCLGIAFCYGVNQFCRDIVDMICRCPPWCSHMLGYFRVCWAFFTPCLLLFTLIYTFLDMYSVPLRYGTYKYPAWGTSLGICMGVLTCLQIPLWAAVALCHESGTLSDRFQKAIQPLRSWRTATAQDVAGDVIDVPFTITLTGSDFATLPHSSSQD; translated from the exons ATGCCGTGCACCGGGCACCTCGACATGCCGGCGTCCCCGGCCCCCGCCACGCCGCCGGAGCCCACG GTCAACATCTTCCAGATGGAGGGTCCGACCACCGCacccaccagccagccctggccgggacccctgccccagcctgagATCCCGGCCCCCAACCCACCCCAGGAGACCTGGGCCAGCAAGTACAAGTtcctgctgtcctgcctgggcTACTGCATGGGGCTGGGCAACGTCTGGCGCTTTCCCTACCTATGTTACCGCAACGGAGGAG gCATCTTCCTCATCCCCTACTTCATCATGCTGCTCGTCACGGGGCTGCCCCTCTTCCTGATGGAGCTAAGCCTGGGCCAGTACGGAGCCGCAGGGCCCATCACTGTCTGGAAGTGCTGCCCACTCCTCaaag GCGTTGGCGTTGCCATGCTGATAGTGTCCTCCCTGGTGTCCCTCTACTACAACGTCATCATCGCCTGGGCTTTCTACTACCTGGGCTCCTCCTTCCAGAGCCCCCTGCCCTGGTCCTGCGATGCCCCCTGGAACGCGGACCTCTGCCAG AACACATCGGGTAGCGCCGGCCGGGACAGTGCCAGTGAGGTTTTCTGGAA CGAGCAGGTTCTGGGGGTGACGCACAGCTCCGGCCTCGGGGACCCCGGCCCCGTGCAGTGGCCCCTCGCCCTGTGCCTGCTGGCGGCCTGGATCCTCGTCTTCCTCTGCATGCTGAAGGGCATCCGCAGCTCGGGCAAG GTGCTGTACTTCACGGCCCCCTTCCCCTACCTggtcatcctcatcctcatcatccGGGGGGCCACGCTGGATGGCTCCCTCAATGGCATCCGCTTCTACCTCTCCTCGGACTGGAGCAGGCTGCAGAGCGCCCAG GTGTGGAGTGACGCGGCCTCACAGATCTTCTACTCCCTGGGCATCGGGTTCGGGGGGCTGCTCTCCACGGCCTCCTACAACGAGTTTGACAACAACGTCATccg GGACACCTTGGTCATCGCCATCGGGAACTGCTGCACCAGCTTCTTCGCCGGCTTCGCCATCTTCTCAGTGCTGGGACACATGGCCTGGAGGAAACAAGTCCCCGTGGGCAGCGTTGCCGACTCAG GTCCTGGGCTGGCGTTCGTGGCATACCCCGaagccctctccctgctgcctggcTCCCCGTTCTGGTCCATCCTCTTCTTCCTGATGCTCTTAACACTGGGAGTGGACACTTTG TTCGGGAACATCGAGGGCATCACCACAGCCATCCTGGACGAGTTCCCGGCCCTGCGTGACTGGAGGAGGAAGACAGCATTGCTGGGTGTGCTCTGCACCTCCTTCTACCTGCTGGGGCTCCTGCTGGTCACCCAG GGAGGCATCTTCTGGTTCACCCTCATTGACACGTACAGCACTGGCTTTGGGCTGATCATCGTCACCCTCTTCATGTGCCTGGGCATCGCCTTCTGCTACG GCGTGAACCAGTTCTGCCGGGACATCGTGGACATGATCTGCCGGTGCCCGCCCTGGTGCAGCCACATGCTGGGCTACTTCAGGGTCTGCTGGGCCTTCTTTACCCCCTGCCTACTGCTG TTCACGCTCATCTATACCTTCCTGGACATGTACAGCGTGCCCCTGCGCTACGGCACCTACAAGTACCCCGCCTGGGGCACGAGCCTGGGCATCTGCATGGGCGTCCTCACCTGCCTGCAGATCCCACTCTGGGCTGCCGTGGCCCTCTGCCACGAGTCGGGGACACTGAGCGAC CGCTTCCAGAAAGCCATCCAGCCCCTGCGCTCCTGGAGGACGGCCACCGCCCAGGATGTGGCCGGAGACGTCATCGACGTGCCATTCACCATCACCCTGACCGGCAGCGACTTCGCCACgctgccccacagcagcagccAAGACTGa